A window of Erpetoichthys calabaricus chromosome 12, fErpCal1.3, whole genome shotgun sequence contains these coding sequences:
- the timm8a gene encoding mitochondrial import inner membrane translocase subunit Tim8 A — MDSQGVTADPQLQQFIEVESQKQRFQQLVHQMTEVCWEKCMDKPGPKLDGRTETCFVNCVERFIDTSQFILNRLEQTQRSKGSLSESMSD, encoded by the exons ATGGACTCCCAAGGAGTAACGGCAGACCCGCAGTTACAACAATTCATAGAAGTGGAGTCTCAAAAGCAAAGATTTCAACAGTTAGTCCATCAAATGACAGAAGTCTGTTGG GAGAAGTGTATGGACAAACCTGGGCCGAAACTGGATGGTCGGACTGAGACGTGTTTTGTTAACTGTGTGGAGCGCTTCATTGATACCAGCCAGTTCATTCTGAACCGACTGGAGCAGACACAGAGGAGTAAGGGGTCCCTTTCAGAGAGCATGTCTGATTAG